A single window of Sphingobacterium sp. ML3W DNA harbors:
- a CDS encoding phosphatidylserine decarboxylase family protein, which translates to MKFHKEGYTSLAITVLVILVANAVADYYDAPNVIKWIIYILSGFLFITIVQFFRSPTKNIVIQEGTILCPADGKVVVIEETEENEYFHERRLQVSIFMSPINVHVNRNPISGIVSYFKYHPGKFLVAWHPKSSTENERTTVVVKNANGTEVLFRQIAGALARRIVWYVKENDNVTQGSEFGFIKFGSRVDLFLPIGTQINVNIGDTVTGGKTIIGKF; encoded by the coding sequence ATGAAATTTCACAAAGAGGGATATACAAGTTTGGCTATTACTGTGTTAGTAATATTAGTTGCAAATGCAGTTGCAGACTATTATGATGCTCCTAACGTTATTAAATGGATTATTTATATCCTTTCAGGGTTTCTTTTCATAACAATAGTCCAGTTTTTCCGAAGTCCAACAAAAAATATTGTTATACAAGAAGGAACTATTCTATGTCCTGCTGATGGAAAAGTTGTGGTTATTGAAGAAACTGAAGAAAATGAGTATTTCCACGAAAGAAGGCTTCAGGTTTCGATATTCATGTCACCAATCAATGTACACGTAAATCGTAATCCAATTAGTGGGATTGTCAGCTACTTCAAGTACCACCCTGGAAAATTTCTAGTTGCATGGCATCCAAAATCTTCAACAGAAAATGAAAGAACAACAGTAGTGGTCAAAAACGCGAATGGCACTGAGGTTCTTTTCAGACAAATTGCTGGCGCACTTGCGCGTCGTATTGTATGGTATGTGAAAGAAAATGACAATGTTACGCAGGGTTCGGAATTTGGATTTATAAAATTTGGATCTCGTGTAGATTTGTTCTTACCGATTGGTACACAGATCAATGTCAATATCGGAGACACAGTAACTGGTGGAAAAACAATCATCGGAAAGTTTTAA
- a CDS encoding sensor histidine kinase: protein MNFRQLVLNCSLAVGLAISAVSFYYHANWKSFLIIFIISSLVSFLMFNFVFERYIYKRINTMYKLIHNLKLGKDLKDALGEHVTADPIGDAEKEVKAWAIAKRTEIEQLKSQEKFRREFLSNVSHEFKTPLFSIQGYIETLKDGLMEEDLEMATTFLNKASKNVDRLNYLIQDLDEISKLESGKMVLNIEKFDIVELIRDTKESLDDKAIAHNIEIQLKIKPGSSYWVKADKYKISQVLVNLIENSLKYGKSGGKSQIRIFSLFEQVLIEITDDGYGIEEKNLNRVFERFFRIDKSRSRGIGGSGLGLSIVKHIIEAHQQNVNVRSTEGIGTTFGFTLEKVSQL, encoded by the coding sequence ATGAATTTTAGACAACTGGTTTTAAACTGTTCTCTAGCGGTGGGGCTAGCAATCTCTGCAGTCAGCTTCTACTACCATGCTAATTGGAAATCATTTCTAATTATCTTTATAATATCAAGCCTTGTCAGTTTTCTTATGTTCAATTTTGTATTCGAACGTTACATCTATAAAAGAATCAATACGATGTACAAATTGATACATAACTTAAAGTTGGGGAAAGATTTAAAGGATGCGTTAGGCGAGCATGTTACGGCAGATCCTATAGGCGATGCAGAAAAAGAAGTTAAGGCCTGGGCAATAGCAAAAAGAACAGAAATTGAGCAACTTAAATCACAGGAAAAATTCCGTAGAGAATTTTTATCCAATGTTTCACATGAATTCAAAACACCACTCTTTTCAATACAAGGCTATATCGAGACGCTAAAAGACGGCCTTATGGAAGAGGATTTGGAAATGGCAACAACATTTTTGAATAAAGCATCTAAAAATGTAGATCGCCTTAATTACCTCATTCAAGATTTAGACGAAATATCAAAATTAGAATCTGGAAAAATGGTTTTGAATATTGAGAAATTTGATATTGTTGAACTCATTAGAGACACTAAAGAATCGTTGGATGATAAAGCAATCGCTCATAATATAGAGATTCAACTAAAAATCAAACCTGGTAGCTCGTATTGGGTCAAAGCCGATAAGTATAAAATAAGTCAGGTTCTTGTCAATTTAATTGAAAATTCTCTTAAATATGGAAAAAGTGGAGGTAAAAGTCAAATCCGAATCTTCTCCTTATTTGAGCAAGTTTTAATTGAAATAACAGATGATGGTTATGGAATTGAAGAGAAAAATTTAAATCGTGTCTTTGAGCGTTTTTTCAGAATTGACAAGAGCCGTTCAAGGGGTATTGGTGGATCTGGACTTGGTTTATCCATAGTCAAGCACATCATTGAAGCACATCAACAAAATGTCAATGTGAGAAGCACAGAAGGTATAGGGACAACATTTGGATTTACATTAGAAAAGGTTTCTCAACTCTAA
- a CDS encoding outer membrane protein assembly factor BamD, translated as MFLNRRIAALCAGILLLVSFSSCKSKFEKLRASNNIAQKYEEAVKLYDNKKYSKALILFGDLRTKFRGQAEAENLYYFTAFANYRLKDYTSARYHFKDFADVYPNSPRAEECRFMSAYCYYLDSPRSSLDQENTRKAIDALQLFVNLYPESDRAKEAGELIQKLRDKLEFKAFSNAKLLYDMGLNDDYRAAVIALQNVLKAYPDTKYAEEIEFLTLKSQYNFANQSVSFKQVERFEEVIDYYRSFAMGFPNSKHIHEAESIRDNAEKKMKSASAYMATVNKAIAEQDKERKAAKEKIEDKGNKENTQKNESKK; from the coding sequence ATGTTTTTAAATAGGCGTATAGCGGCTTTATGTGCCGGAATTTTGTTATTGGTATCGTTCAGTAGCTGTAAAAGTAAATTTGAGAAATTACGCGCAAGCAATAATATCGCTCAGAAGTACGAAGAAGCAGTAAAACTTTATGATAACAAAAAATATAGTAAAGCATTAATCTTGTTCGGAGATTTGAGAACCAAATTTAGGGGACAGGCTGAAGCTGAAAATTTATATTATTTCACTGCATTCGCAAACTACAGGTTGAAAGATTATACGTCAGCAAGATATCACTTTAAGGACTTTGCAGATGTTTATCCAAATAGCCCGCGAGCTGAAGAATGTCGCTTCATGTCCGCATACTGCTATTATTTAGACTCTCCTAGATCATCATTGGATCAAGAAAATACGAGAAAAGCAATTGATGCTTTACAACTATTTGTCAATCTATATCCAGAATCTGACCGAGCGAAAGAAGCAGGAGAACTCATTCAAAAACTACGTGACAAATTAGAGTTTAAAGCCTTCTCGAACGCTAAACTACTCTACGACATGGGGTTGAACGATGATTATAGAGCAGCAGTAATTGCATTACAAAATGTATTGAAAGCTTACCCTGACACTAAATATGCTGAGGAAATTGAGTTCCTTACTTTAAAGTCTCAATATAATTTCGCAAACCAGAGTGTTTCTTTTAAACAAGTTGAGAGATTTGAAGAGGTTATTGATTATTATCGTTCGTTTGCTATGGGTTTCCCAAATAGCAAACACATACATGAAGCAGAGTCTATCCGCGATAATGCTGAAAAGAAAATGAAATCCGCCTCGGCCTATATGGCAACTGTAAATAAGGCAATCGCAGAACAAGATAAAGAGAGAAAAGCGGCGAAAGAAAAAATAGAAGATAAAGGAAATAAAGAAAATACCCAAAAAAATGAGTCAAAAAAATAA
- a CDS encoding NifU family protein: MTLKERVEQALDSIRPYLETDGGDVSVEEITADNVVRLKLLGACASCSMSIMTFKAGLEQAIRKAVPEITAVEAINITDMDNPNATQPTPKAL; this comes from the coding sequence ATGACATTAAAAGAAAGAGTTGAGCAAGCATTGGATTCGATTAGGCCTTATTTGGAAACTGACGGTGGAGATGTTAGTGTGGAAGAAATCACGGCAGATAATGTTGTTCGTTTAAAATTGCTGGGAGCATGTGCTTCATGCTCGATGAGTATTATGACTTTTAAAGCTGGATTGGAACAAGCAATTAGGAAAGCGGTACCCGAAATTACAGCTGTAGAGGCTATCAATATTACTGATATGGATAACCCTAATGCCACACAGCCTACACCTAAAGCCTTATAA
- a CDS encoding inorganic phosphate transporter, with amino-acid sequence MMSTLLIVVIILAIAFDYINGFHDAANSIATVVSTKVLTPFMAVLWAAIFNFAAYFYFTDHKVANTVAKTVLEEYITLEVIFAGLLAAISWNLFTWYYGVPSSSSHTLIGGFAGSGMAYAFIVGGDPIHAINIDATLKIIAFIVLAPIIGMVISIILTLIIINIAKNSRPAVAAKWFKILQLVSSAALSFAHGGNDAQKVMGIILVAMVAGGYLPNTEHMPEWIPLTCYLAISLGTMSGGWKIVKTMGTKITKVTPLEGVAAETAGALTLGLTEHFGIPASTTHTITGSIIGVGVVKRVSAVRWGVTISLLWAWVLTIPVSALLGAITLFIIHYIL; translated from the coding sequence ATGATGTCAACATTATTAATTGTTGTAATTATACTAGCGATTGCTTTTGACTACATTAATGGTTTTCATGATGCTGCCAACTCAATTGCTACTGTTGTTTCAACAAAAGTATTAACTCCTTTTATGGCGGTTTTATGGGCTGCGATTTTCAATTTCGCTGCTTATTTTTACTTCACCGACCATAAAGTCGCGAATACAGTCGCAAAAACTGTATTAGAGGAATATATTACATTGGAAGTTATTTTTGCAGGCCTTTTAGCTGCAATTAGCTGGAACCTTTTCACATGGTACTACGGCGTTCCTTCAAGCTCTTCACATACACTGATTGGTGGATTTGCAGGTTCTGGAATGGCATATGCTTTTATCGTAGGTGGAGATCCAATACATGCCATTAACATTGATGCAACATTAAAAATTATTGCATTCATTGTACTCGCCCCCATTATAGGGATGGTTATATCCATTATACTTACCCTCATCATTATTAATATAGCTAAAAACTCCAGACCTGCTGTTGCAGCAAAATGGTTTAAAATTTTACAATTGGTATCATCCGCTGCATTAAGTTTTGCTCATGGTGGTAACGATGCACAAAAAGTAATGGGTATTATCTTAGTGGCGATGGTGGCAGGTGGTTATTTACCGAATACCGAGCACATGCCAGAGTGGATTCCGTTAACTTGTTATTTAGCGATTTCATTAGGGACGATGAGTGGTGGTTGGAAAATTGTTAAAACGATGGGTACCAAGATTACGAAAGTAACACCATTGGAAGGTGTTGCTGCAGAGACTGCTGGTGCTTTGACCTTAGGTCTTACAGAGCACTTCGGTATCCCAGCTTCTACTACACATACCATTACCGGTTCAATTATAGGTGTTGGTGTTGTTAAAAGAGTATCTGCTGTACGGTGGGGTGTTACCATCAGTTTACTATGGGCTTGGGTATTAACAATTCCTGTTTCAGCATTACTTGGAGCGATTACATTGTTTATTATACACTACATATTGTAA
- a CDS encoding tetratricopeptide repeat protein: MEEEFDFESPEERKNSVDRYEEMIRNEDQYFFDSKAFEGIIDYYIEKNDPIKALQVAEYAMNQHPFDITFLLKQAQLYSATQQFDKALDALSKAELLEPSEGDIFFIRGGVYGARGQFDEAKDQLFQALAVSDNKDEIYFHISVVYQGEADFEKAIYYLKKALELNMENQEALYELAYCYDILDRQEESVAFYKKYIDSEPYSYYAWYNLGNAYHKLSKYPEAIDAYDYAILIKENFSSAYFNKGNALVNLDRYQEALDVYKQTFEYEKPSADTYCAIGECLEKLEQMEEARVFYKKAVKMDGDLADAWFGIGVTLDFEERHFESLHFYKKALELDDSNPDFWFAIADARYKLKQIELAEEAYAKVVELNPLDIDAWLDYSSIFFEQDKVDQAIEIIAEAITNNPEAAELYFRMVAYLFANGKYNDAIIYLELGLATDPDKHYILFDYLPQLQGNHIISEIIKKYSPK; the protein is encoded by the coding sequence ATGGAAGAGGAATTTGATTTTGAATCTCCTGAGGAAAGAAAAAACTCAGTTGATCGCTATGAAGAAATGATAAGGAATGAAGACCAATACTTCTTTGATTCTAAAGCTTTCGAAGGCATTATAGACTATTATATTGAGAAAAATGACCCTATAAAAGCATTGCAAGTGGCCGAATACGCAATGAATCAACACCCTTTTGACATAACATTTTTACTCAAACAAGCACAATTATATTCAGCAACACAGCAATTTGATAAAGCACTAGACGCCTTATCAAAAGCAGAACTATTAGAGCCATCGGAAGGTGATATCTTCTTTATTCGCGGTGGTGTATATGGTGCTAGAGGGCAATTTGACGAAGCAAAAGATCAGCTATTTCAAGCTTTGGCTGTATCAGACAATAAAGACGAAATTTATTTCCATATCAGTGTAGTATATCAAGGTGAAGCCGATTTTGAAAAGGCGATTTACTATTTGAAAAAAGCGCTTGAATTAAATATGGAAAATCAAGAGGCGCTGTATGAACTGGCCTACTGTTACGATATATTAGATAGACAAGAGGAAAGCGTAGCGTTTTACAAAAAATACATCGATTCTGAGCCCTATTCCTATTATGCATGGTACAATCTTGGCAATGCATACCACAAGTTATCTAAGTACCCTGAGGCAATTGATGCTTACGACTACGCTATTCTAATTAAGGAGAATTTTTCTTCAGCATATTTCAATAAAGGTAATGCATTAGTTAATCTAGATCGCTACCAAGAAGCACTCGATGTCTATAAACAGACGTTCGAATACGAGAAACCAAGCGCCGACACTTATTGTGCCATTGGTGAATGCTTGGAAAAACTGGAGCAGATGGAAGAAGCTCGCGTCTTTTATAAAAAAGCTGTTAAAATGGATGGGGATTTAGCAGATGCTTGGTTTGGCATTGGCGTTACCTTAGACTTTGAAGAACGTCATTTTGAATCTTTGCATTTTTACAAAAAAGCATTAGAACTGGATGACTCAAACCCAGATTTTTGGTTCGCAATAGCTGATGCTCGTTACAAGCTAAAGCAAATTGAGCTAGCTGAAGAAGCATATGCCAAAGTTGTCGAGTTGAACCCCTTGGATATTGATGCGTGGTTAGATTATTCTTCAATTTTCTTTGAACAAGATAAAGTCGATCAGGCAATCGAAATTATAGCCGAAGCTATCACGAATAATCCCGAAGCAGCGGAGCTCTATTTTAGAATGGTTGCTTACTTATTTGCAAATGGTAAATATAATGATGCAATCATATACCTTGAATTGGGACTCGCAACAGATCCGGACAAACATTATATCCTTTTCGATTATCTTCCCCAACTGCAAGGAAATCACATTATTTCTGAAATAATAAAAAAATACTCCCCTAAATAA
- a CDS encoding ABC transporter permease → MNLPYLFAKRYLFSKKSVNAINIISGISVVGVLVSSAALIILLSSFNGMENLILSMYSQFSPELKIEPNQGKLFDANNPNLVALKRNPNVIHYTAILEEKVLLQYDNRQYIGTIKGIETNAIDYKAKDSLIIAGNYNLLQDSVPYTVIGAGVQANLGVSLRNSHNKIDVYSPRKGAKNAANPADEFNIRSIQPTGILKSQQDFDNLIITPIGFAREVLGEYNRVSAIEFYVKDKSSIAKFKNDLQTQLGDTFVVKNREEQNPTVYKNVQVERWAVYFILTLISIIALFNIVGSLTMLVLDKKDDMNILKNLGANSALIQKIFFYEGLMISLIGCVGGLIIGYIFCYLQINYGIIKVEEGSNMLIDSYPIAMRLTDFIIVFLTITTISGLISYFSSKISVAELNKLESGN, encoded by the coding sequence ATGAACTTGCCATACCTATTTGCTAAAAGATACTTATTTTCAAAAAAGTCTGTAAATGCAATAAATATTATTTCGGGAATCAGTGTCGTAGGTGTTTTGGTAAGTAGTGCAGCACTGATTATATTACTGTCTTCTTTTAACGGCATGGAGAATCTGATACTATCCATGTATAGCCAGTTTTCACCCGAATTAAAAATAGAGCCTAATCAAGGAAAACTGTTTGACGCAAACAATCCTAATCTGGTGGCATTAAAACGGAACCCCAATGTTATTCATTATACTGCAATACTTGAGGAGAAGGTCTTGTTACAATATGACAATCGGCAATACATTGGTACGATAAAAGGTATAGAGACCAATGCCATAGACTATAAAGCTAAAGATAGTCTTATCATTGCTGGAAATTATAACCTCTTACAAGATAGTGTGCCATATACCGTCATTGGAGCAGGAGTGCAGGCTAACTTAGGTGTTTCATTGCGCAATTCACATAATAAAATTGACGTATATTCTCCAAGAAAGGGGGCTAAAAATGCTGCAAATCCAGCAGATGAATTTAATATAAGATCCATCCAGCCAACGGGAATACTAAAAAGTCAACAGGATTTTGATAATTTAATTATCACCCCTATTGGTTTCGCTCGAGAAGTATTAGGTGAATATAATCGCGTATCTGCCATTGAATTTTATGTAAAGGATAAAAGTAGTATCGCTAAATTCAAAAATGATCTGCAGACTCAACTCGGTGATACTTTCGTCGTAAAAAATCGGGAAGAACAAAATCCTACAGTCTATAAAAATGTACAGGTAGAACGTTGGGCAGTGTATTTTATCCTCACACTAATCAGCATAATAGCCCTATTCAATATCGTAGGATCGTTAACAATGCTTGTACTTGACAAGAAAGATGATATGAACATCTTGAAAAATTTGGGGGCAAATAGCGCTTTGATTCAGAAAATATTCTTTTACGAAGGCTTAATGATATCACTTATAGGCTGTGTGGGTGGTTTGATAATCGGTTACATTTTCTGTTATCTTCAAATCAACTATGGAATCATCAAGGTTGAGGAAGGAAGCAACATGCTCATTGACAGTTATCCAATCGCTATGCGATTAACCGATTTTATAATCGTTTTCTTGACCATCACAACAATTTCAGGATTGATTTCTTACTTTTCATCTAAAATAAGTGTCGCAGAATTGAATAAATTAGAATCTGGAAATTAG
- a CDS encoding DNA-directed RNA polymerase subunit omega: MSQKNNSTVATSTVTRDLRQFDIVTENIYESIVVISKRANQISVDIKEELSGKLAEFASSNDNLEEVFENREQIEISKHYERMPKATLIAIDEFLHDKVYYRNPSKEQE, from the coding sequence ATGAGTCAAAAAAATAACAGCACCGTAGCAACTTCAACTGTAACACGTGATTTAAGACAATTTGACATAGTTACTGAAAATATCTATGAGTCAATCGTAGTGATCAGCAAACGTGCTAATCAAATTTCAGTTGACATCAAAGAAGAATTGAGTGGCAAACTTGCGGAATTTGCGAGTAGCAATGATAACTTGGAAGAGGTATTTGAAAATCGTGAGCAAATTGAAATTTCAAAACACTATGAGCGTATGCCTAAAGCAACTCTTATAGCAATTGATGAGTTTTTGCACGATAAGGTTTATTACAGAAACCCTTCAAAAGAGCAAGAATAA
- a CDS encoding MBL fold metallo-hydrolase, with amino-acid sequence MLQIKTFTFNPYQENTYIIYDEEKNCAIVDPGMYGPSDEKVISDFIASNGLNPQILLNTHCHVDHVLGNRFIFDQYGLYPQFHEGELPILIEVQNYAPQMGFRYEVSPIGESFLPAEGVIKIGNHELQLIFAPGHSPAHLCFYSAKNKFLIGGDVLFKNSIGRTDLPGGNHELLLKNIKEKIYILPDDITIYPGHGPTTTIGFEKANNPFIRA; translated from the coding sequence ATGTTGCAAATCAAGACTTTTACTTTTAATCCATATCAAGAAAACACATACATCATCTATGATGAGGAAAAAAACTGTGCTATTGTCGACCCTGGTATGTATGGACCTTCTGATGAAAAGGTCATATCCGACTTTATTGCGTCAAATGGTCTAAATCCCCAAATTTTACTTAATACTCATTGCCATGTTGATCATGTATTAGGTAATAGGTTCATTTTCGACCAGTACGGACTTTATCCTCAGTTTCATGAAGGTGAACTACCCATATTAATTGAAGTTCAAAATTACGCACCACAGATGGGTTTTAGATATGAAGTCTCACCTATCGGCGAATCCTTCTTACCAGCAGAAGGAGTGATAAAAATAGGAAATCATGAGCTACAATTAATATTTGCTCCGGGTCATTCCCCTGCACATTTATGTTTTTATAGCGCAAAAAATAAATTCCTTATAGGTGGCGATGTACTATTTAAAAACAGTATAGGGAGAACAGATTTACCAGGCGGTAATCACGAATTACTATTAAAAAACATCAAGGAAAAGATTTATATACTCCCTGACGACATCACTATATATCCTGGACATGGGCCAACCACCACTATAGGTTTTGAGAAAGCTAACAATCCATTTATAAGAGCCTAA
- a CDS encoding OmpA family protein codes for MNYSTIKKTAVAASLVAALGFADVAQAQTVFGGRSQYRTWSIGVQGGITTPNALIGGSNAFGQKVGYFQNKVGEYYGLTVRKQFSHLFGLEVEANRGKIKTFNKNNAVENSFGAKSVETEVNWAASLNGVFQLGTIDFLRRENAVNFYAKVGLGVMAYNPVQFANNEFGGGEVFNKKGSWGEEGVVGGDRVYTGDKDYRLGMYVPVGVGAKFKLSEVVALNLGYTMNFTDEGLLYGPNRQGDAKQRFSNVYGGLEFTLGSRDKQNLTFANPVATMYDELKDPSLRNEVEALKQRVSTLEGTVSALNTDTDGDGVSDRYDKEPNSPAGAVVDGSGRQIKFPEPTSFTDNSSTGYVAPIQFEFDSSVLKTQSYSTLDKVAKEVRDNNSSITLDGYASAEGTEAYNVSLSKDRANAVKQYLVNAGVASSKITANGYGEANPVASNATEEGRVQNRRVEIKK; via the coding sequence ATGAACTATTCTACAATTAAAAAAACAGCTGTTGCTGCTTCCTTAGTTGCCGCTTTAGGCTTCGCTGATGTAGCACAAGCTCAAACTGTATTTGGTGGAAGATCACAATACAGAACTTGGTCAATCGGTGTGCAAGGTGGTATCACTACGCCTAACGCTTTGATCGGTGGTAGTAACGCTTTCGGTCAGAAAGTTGGATACTTCCAAAACAAAGTAGGTGAGTACTACGGATTAACAGTTCGTAAACAATTTTCTCACTTATTTGGTTTAGAAGTTGAAGCTAACCGTGGTAAAATCAAAACATTTAACAAAAACAATGCTGTAGAAAATAGCTTTGGTGCAAAATCTGTAGAAACAGAAGTAAACTGGGCAGCTAGCTTAAATGGTGTATTCCAATTAGGTACTATCGATTTCTTAAGAAGAGAAAATGCAGTTAATTTCTACGCTAAAGTTGGTTTAGGTGTTATGGCTTATAACCCTGTTCAATTCGCTAATAACGAATTCGGCGGTGGAGAAGTATTTAATAAAAAAGGTAGCTGGGGTGAAGAAGGTGTAGTTGGTGGTGACCGTGTATACACTGGTGACAAAGATTACCGTTTAGGTATGTATGTTCCAGTTGGTGTTGGTGCTAAATTCAAATTATCTGAAGTTGTTGCATTAAACTTAGGTTACACAATGAACTTCACTGACGAAGGTTTATTATACGGACCAAACAGACAAGGTGATGCTAAACAACGTTTCTCAAATGTATACGGTGGTTTAGAATTCACTTTAGGTTCAAGAGACAAACAAAACTTGACTTTTGCTAACCCTGTTGCAACCATGTATGATGAATTGAAAGATCCATCTTTACGTAACGAAGTTGAAGCATTAAAACAACGTGTATCTACTTTAGAAGGTACTGTTAGCGCTTTAAATACGGATACTGATGGTGATGGTGTTTCTGATAGATATGACAAAGAGCCTAACTCTCCTGCAGGTGCAGTAGTTGATGGATCTGGTCGTCAAATCAAATTCCCTGAGCCTACTTCTTTCACTGATAACTCATCTACAGGTTATGTAGCTCCAATTCAATTTGAATTTGATAGTTCAGTATTGAAAACTCAATCATACTCTACTTTAGACAAAGTTGCTAAAGAAGTACGTGATAACAATTCATCTATCACTTTAGATGGTTATGCATCTGCTGAAGGTACTGAAGCTTACAACGTTTCTTTATCTAAAGACCGTGCTAATGCAGTAAAACAATACTTAGTTAACGCTGGTGTTGCTTCTTCAAAAATCACTGCTAACGGTTACGGTGAGGCTAATCCAGTAGCATCCAATGCAACTGAAGAAGGTCGTGTTCAAAACCGTCGTGTTGAGATCAAAAAATAA
- a CDS encoding DUF47 domain-containing protein, translating into MSLNSIFQYFIPKDKKFFPLFEQAGSNLIEMSLLLKEAVNASDSEKRKEIVRKIEDLEHKGDNITHQIHLELGKNFITPFDREDIHALASSLDDVADFINGASNKMDLYKVQKATEPMIEMADLIVEATDHVAKAIFELKDLKNIRNITDACVRINSVENKADYIFDKAVADLFEFEKDAITLIKHKEVLSAMEDATDKCEDVANVLESILVKNA; encoded by the coding sequence ATGTCATTAAATAGCATTTTTCAATATTTCATTCCTAAGGATAAAAAGTTTTTTCCTTTATTTGAACAAGCAGGTAGTAACTTGATTGAGATGTCTCTGTTACTAAAAGAAGCCGTTAATGCAAGCGACTCTGAAAAACGTAAAGAAATTGTTCGTAAAATTGAAGATTTAGAACATAAAGGTGATAATATCACCCATCAAATTCATTTAGAATTAGGTAAAAACTTCATTACCCCGTTTGATCGTGAAGATATTCATGCATTAGCAAGTTCACTGGATGATGTTGCTGATTTTATTAATGGCGCTTCAAACAAAATGGATCTGTATAAAGTCCAAAAAGCGACAGAGCCAATGATTGAAATGGCTGATTTAATTGTTGAGGCTACAGATCATGTCGCAAAAGCAATTTTTGAATTGAAGGATCTAAAAAACATCCGTAATATCACAGATGCTTGTGTTCGCATTAATAGCGTTGAAAATAAAGCTGACTATATCTTTGACAAAGCCGTAGCTGATTTATTCGAGTTTGAAAAAGATGCTATTACATTGATCAAACACAAAGAAGTATTGTCTGCAATGGAAGACGCTACAGATAAATGTGAAGACGTAGCAAACGTATTAGAGAGCATCTTGGTTAAAAACGCATAA
- a CDS encoding shikimate dehydrogenase family protein, whose protein sequence is MKKLGLIGYPLGHSFSKKYYLEKFTKEGITNVNYDLYSMEDIREFEKLFNNKDFYGVNVTIPHKINVLSYLNELSAEANAIQAVNCIQIKHQADGPFLKGFNTDVYGFTESLRPLLENHHKKALILGNGGAAKAVEYALNTLNIEYKFVSRTKTVQNLTYGELTAEILNEYLIIINCSPVGTFPNIEEAPQLPYHFIGERHLLYDLVYNPAETMFLKKGKINGAKIKNGLEMLELQAEKNWEIWNKI, encoded by the coding sequence ATGAAAAAATTAGGACTTATTGGTTATCCACTTGGACACTCCTTCTCTAAAAAATATTACTTAGAGAAATTTACAAAAGAAGGCATTACAAATGTAAATTATGATCTATATAGTATGGAGGATATTCGTGAATTTGAAAAATTGTTTAACAATAAAGATTTCTATGGCGTTAATGTAACCATACCTCATAAGATCAATGTATTGAGCTATCTAAATGAGCTGTCTGCCGAAGCAAATGCCATCCAAGCGGTAAACTGTATTCAAATAAAACATCAAGCAGATGGACCATTTTTAAAGGGCTTTAACACCGATGTATATGGTTTTACAGAATCATTGAGACCCTTATTAGAGAATCATCATAAAAAAGCACTTATACTAGGAAATGGTGGAGCAGCAAAAGCTGTTGAATATGCATTAAACACATTGAATATCGAATACAAATTTGTCAGTAGAACAAAAACGGTACAAAATTTAACATATGGCGAACTTACAGCTGAAATATTGAATGAATATTTGATTATTATCAATTGTTCTCCCGTGGGTACCTTTCCCAATATCGAAGAGGCTCCACAGCTACCATATCATTTCATAGGTGAGCGCCACTTATTGTATGACCTCGTTTATAATCCTGCTGAAACAATGTTCCTTAAAAAAGGAAAAATCAATGGTGCCAAAATCAAAAATGGTCTTGAAATGCTTGAATTACAAGCTGAAAAAAATTGGGAAATTTGGAATAAAATATAA